A genomic stretch from Deinococcus ruber includes:
- a CDS encoding YcjF family protein: MLPLLKQVLDNFNFDVDPERSMDENAEEVIRSAALLCGAIAVEPLPFADLLLMTPVQIKMVLHVGKIYGFEISPERAREIVQELGVTVAYGMAARQVMRGLAKLALPIIGGLITAPAVYGWTYALGRLAQTYFENKRSGLPFSKTDRVQVVQDAKKRSVLPSAGDFSDLAKELRRRAEEKEAQAKDAQGKAAVGTVDTTKHLN, translated from the coding sequence ATGTTGCCGCTTCTGAAGCAGGTTCTGGACAATTTTAACTTCGATGTCGATCCTGAGCGTTCGATGGATGAAAATGCCGAAGAAGTGATTCGCAGTGCCGCGCTGCTGTGCGGGGCTATCGCCGTCGAGCCGCTGCCGTTTGCCGATCTGCTGCTGATGACCCCGGTTCAGATCAAGATGGTGCTGCACGTGGGCAAGATCTACGGCTTCGAGATTTCGCCCGAACGCGCCCGCGAGATCGTGCAGGAACTCGGTGTGACCGTGGCTTACGGCATGGCGGCCCGTCAGGTGATGCGCGGCCTCGCCAAGCTGGCCCTGCCGATTATCGGCGGCCTGATTACCGCGCCCGCCGTGTACGGCTGGACGTATGCGCTGGGCCGCCTCGCTCAGACATACTTCGAGAACAAGCGAAGCGGTCTGCCGTTTTCCAAGACCGACCGTGTGCAGGTCGTGCAGGACGCCAAAAAGCGCAGTGTGCTGCCCAGCGCGGGCGATTTCTCGGATCTGGCGAAGGAACTGCGTCGCCGCGCCGAGGAGAAGGAAGCTCAGGCCAAAGATGCCCAGGGCAAGGCGGCTGTGGGCACGGTGGACACCACCAAACATCTGAACTGA
- a CDS encoding DegV family protein → MIAIVTDSTSDLTVEQQQQYSIQSVPLYVLFGGQMYRDGLDLTTAELFKGLKEGKKTPSTSQPSPAEFAAAYQKALETADEVLSIHISGLLSGTVGSARLAAQDFGGKVTVMDSHTTAMALGMQAIRASVRAQEGRSMAQIVSELERVQQQAGLRFTVESLDFLRMNGRIGGAAALLGGLLNIKPILAVSGGRVEAVGRVRGAKKAQAEIVQFAQDYVKKHGRSRITYICTDGGESTLEEIRQSLAGGDFEDFGLFHFGAVIATHAGPGTYGVGLEPVSV, encoded by the coding sequence ATGATCGCCATTGTGACCGACTCCACCAGTGACCTCACGGTGGAGCAACAACAGCAGTATTCCATTCAATCGGTGCCGCTGTACGTGTTGTTTGGTGGGCAGATGTACCGCGACGGCCTCGACCTGACCACCGCCGAGCTGTTTAAAGGTCTGAAGGAAGGCAAGAAGACGCCTTCTACCTCGCAGCCCAGCCCCGCCGAGTTTGCCGCCGCGTACCAGAAGGCGCTGGAAACCGCCGACGAGGTGCTGAGCATTCATATCAGCGGGCTGCTGTCGGGCACGGTGGGCAGCGCACGGCTGGCAGCCCAGGACTTCGGCGGCAAGGTCACGGTGATGGACAGCCACACCACCGCGATGGCGCTGGGTATGCAGGCGATCCGGGCCAGTGTGCGGGCGCAGGAAGGCCGGAGCATGGCGCAGATCGTGTCCGAGCTGGAACGGGTGCAGCAGCAGGCAGGGCTGCGTTTTACAGTCGAGTCGCTCGACTTTCTGCGGATGAACGGACGCATCGGCGGAGCTGCCGCGCTGCTGGGCGGGCTGCTGAACATCAAGCCGATTCTGGCGGTCAGCGGTGGCCGGGTGGAAGCGGTGGGGCGCGTGCGCGGAGCCAAGAAAGCACAGGCCGAGATCGTGCAGTTTGCCCAGGACTACGTGAAAAAGCATGGGCGCTCGCGCATCACCTACATCTGCACCGACGGCGGCGAGAGCACGCTCGAAGAGATCCGGCAGTCGCTGGCCGGGGGCGACTTCGAGGATTTCGGCCTGTTCCATTTCGGCGCGGTCATCGCCACCCACGCGGGGCCGGGCACCTACGGCGTGGGCCTGGAACCCGTCTCGGTGTAA
- a CDS encoding serine hydrolase encodes MRLSARPPRKKGRYVLLTAALLLAVQGLRTLHIPTSAPHFASVQHAVPQTTDSSMCLKSPAGGEAPPAPARLSGRLGLYVAVVDPVTLEPIRVVSRDPDGVYPLASAYKQSVLWALLRQKDAGALSLSETFDVSADAQSLGNYPFDHSNVLTLATRMIQKSDNTATDLLHRRIGLKAVQDVADTLHLCHTRLILPTKDWWTAQAGLSPSFPGAETFAALSGAERLKAAQALDQDARTHRADLLQRKLDDYFDHRYTPQTDLGTQNVSTPAEFAHLIAAEFLHSGLSADAQAMQRQLMALGFGGKRIQAPFTYFGGKGGNGWRLLTYSGYFHTAGGEDVVYAFMQHGADQPYTMHNTGAAFQWINAALKQVLMKGDGGSVEGAAVRN; translated from the coding sequence ATGCGGCTTTCCGCCAGACCCCCACGGAAGAAGGGCCGCTATGTACTGCTGACCGCCGCGCTGCTGCTCGCCGTGCAGGGTCTCCGCACGCTGCACATCCCTACTTCTGCTCCGCACTTTGCCTCGGTGCAGCACGCCGTACCCCAGACCACCGACAGCAGCATGTGCCTGAAATCTCCAGCGGGTGGCGAGGCTCCCCCGGCCCCGGCACGTCTGAGCGGGCGGCTGGGGCTGTACGTGGCGGTGGTCGATCCTGTGACGCTGGAGCCGATCCGGGTGGTTTCACGCGATCCGGACGGCGTGTATCCGCTGGCGAGCGCCTACAAACAGTCGGTGCTGTGGGCGCTGCTGCGGCAAAAGGACGCGGGCGCACTCAGCCTGTCCGAGACGTTTGACGTATCGGCTGACGCGCAGAGTCTGGGCAACTATCCCTTCGATCACAGCAACGTGCTCACGCTGGCAACGCGCATGATCCAGAAGTCGGACAATACCGCCACCGACCTGCTTCATCGCCGCATCGGACTGAAAGCCGTGCAGGACGTGGCAGACACTCTGCACCTGTGTCATACCCGCCTGATTCTGCCCACCAAAGACTGGTGGACGGCGCAGGCAGGACTGTCGCCCAGCTTTCCGGGAGCTGAGACCTTCGCCGCCCTGAGCGGTGCCGAACGGCTGAAGGCGGCGCAGGCACTCGATCAGGACGCCCGGACGCACCGCGCCGACCTGCTTCAGCGCAAACTTGACGACTACTTCGACCACCGCTACACGCCCCAGACCGATCTGGGCACCCAGAACGTCAGCACGCCCGCCGAATTCGCCCACCTGATCGCCGCCGAGTTCCTGCACAGCGGTCTGAGCGCCGACGCCCAGGCCATGCAGCGGCAGCTGATGGCGCTCGGCTTCGGCGGCAAACGCATCCAGGCTCCCTTCACGTATTTCGGCGGCAAGGGCGGAAACGGCTGGCGGCTGCTGACCTACAGCGGCTACTTCCACACGGCGGGCGGCGAAGACGTGGTGTACGCCTTTATGCAGCACGGCGCAGACCAGCCGTACACCATGCACAACACCGGAGCCGCCTTCCAGTGGATCAACGCCGCTCTGAAACAGGTGCTGATGAAGGGTGACGGCGGCTCGGTAGAGGGAGCCGCCGTCAGGAATTAA
- a CDS encoding N-acetylmuramoyl-L-alanine amidase family protein, which yields MKRLPFFLPASRLFVSCLLTTWLTCSGFMPAFAAPRLGGHDTYTRLVFDLPAASTARTAFSSGSGGNTVLTITLQVPLKTERGNLLEPGVASYATAGKTVTLQLASGSKTASVTVLPASGGQPNRLVIDVPFAPAKAGSTPAATTPGGTATPRVPAPPRQPPAPVKVAAPVLTVVLDAGHGGVDSGMVSRWVTEKDVTLDVAMRVRGYLTQRGVKVIMVRSRDTQLSTDKRTDLEARSRLARAGTVNAYISIHVNSGDSSADGIETYYFGSTLNTSNRSLAVQENGGGSIGQQLTRQASGTAQSLVGDLLAQAKLSFSAQLAKSVQSQLIGMTGATNRGVQSDAFYVIRNPTVPAILTEIGFGSSPDEGPKLAQAGYRDRVAGAIATGILKFLKVN from the coding sequence GTGAAGCGTCTGCCCTTTTTTCTTCCTGCGTCCCGATTGTTTGTCTCCTGCCTGCTCACCACCTGGCTGACCTGCTCCGGCTTTATGCCCGCCTTCGCCGCTCCCCGACTGGGCGGCCACGATACCTATACCCGCCTGGTCTTCGACCTGCCCGCCGCCAGCACGGCCCGCACCGCCTTCAGCAGTGGCAGTGGCGGCAACACCGTCCTGACCATCACGCTTCAGGTTCCGCTCAAAACCGAGCGTGGCAACCTGCTGGAACCGGGCGTGGCCTCCTATGCCACGGCAGGCAAGACCGTGACGCTGCAACTGGCGAGCGGCTCGAAGACGGCCAGCGTCACGGTGCTTCCGGCGAGTGGTGGACAGCCGAACCGTCTGGTCATCGACGTGCCGTTTGCGCCTGCCAAAGCGGGCAGCACCCCGGCAGCAACCACGCCCGGCGGCACAGCCACACCCAGAGTTCCGGCACCGCCCAGGCAGCCGCCTGCCCCGGTCAAGGTCGCGGCCCCGGTGCTGACGGTGGTACTGGATGCCGGACATGGCGGCGTCGATTCCGGGATGGTCAGCCGCTGGGTGACTGAAAAAGACGTGACGCTGGACGTGGCGATGCGTGTGCGCGGCTATCTGACGCAGCGCGGCGTGAAGGTGATCATGGTTCGCAGCCGCGACACTCAGCTCTCGACCGACAAGCGCACCGATCTGGAAGCGCGTTCGAGGCTCGCACGGGCGGGCACGGTCAATGCGTATATCAGCATCCACGTGAACAGCGGCGACAGTTCGGCAGACGGCATCGAGACGTATTATTTCGGCAGCACCCTGAATACCTCGAACCGCTCGCTGGCTGTGCAGGAGAACGGTGGTGGCAGCATCGGACAGCAGCTCACGCGGCAGGCCAGCGGCACCGCGCAGAGTCTGGTGGGCGACCTGCTGGCCCAGGCGAAACTGTCGTTCAGTGCCCAGCTCGCCAAGAGCGTCCAGAGTCAGCTCATCGGCATGACCGGGGCGACCAACCGGGGCGTGCAGTCCGACGCCTTCTACGTCATCCGCAATCCGACTGTTCCGGCAATCCTGACCGAAATCGGCTTTGGCAGCAGCCCCGACGAAGGCCCCAAGCTCGCGCAGGCAGGCTACCGCGACCGCGTGGCCGGAGCCATCGCCACCGGCATCCTGAAGTTTCTGAAGGTCAACTGA
- a CDS encoding ABC transporter ATP-binding protein → MTALPVSAPDLALQALNLRHAFGETEVLHGLSLQVGRGEVVAVTGPSGSGKSTLLHLLGGLDRPNAGEVSWGGVRIDTLSTQARAQRRAQAVGLVFQHHYLLPDLDVLGNLMVPGMLLRRDLRGRARELLAAVGLSGRERAMPEQLSGGERQRVALARALVARPAILLADEPTGSLDTANAHAVATLLIELAKQDDSGVLLVTHDEALATRADRRLHLLDGALTDN, encoded by the coding sequence GTGACGGCCCTTCCTGTTTCCGCGCCCGACCTCGCTCTTCAGGCGCTGAATCTGCGCCACGCCTTTGGCGAAACCGAGGTGCTGCACGGCCTCTCGCTTCAGGTCGGGCGCGGTGAGGTGGTGGCGGTGACAGGGCCGAGTGGCAGCGGTAAAAGTACGCTGCTGCACCTGCTGGGCGGCCTGGATCGGCCCAATGCCGGGGAGGTGTCGTGGGGCGGCGTGCGAATCGACACGCTCAGCACTCAGGCCCGTGCCCAGCGGCGGGCGCAGGCAGTGGGACTGGTGTTTCAGCACCATTACCTGCTGCCCGATCTGGACGTGCTTGGAAATCTGATGGTGCCGGGGATGCTGCTGCGGCGCGATCTGCGGGGCCGGGCGCGTGAATTGCTGGCGGCGGTGGGTCTGTCTGGACGCGAACGCGCCATGCCCGAACAGCTTTCGGGCGGAGAGCGGCAGCGCGTTGCTCTGGCCCGTGCGCTGGTGGCCCGCCCGGCCATCCTGCTGGCCGACGAACCCACCGGCAGCCTCGACACTGCCAACGCCCACGCGGTTGCCACCCTGCTGATCGAACTGGCAAAACAGGACGACTCGGGCGTGCTGCTCGTGACCCACGATGAAGCGCTGGCGACCCGCGCCGACCGCCGCCTGCACCTGCTCGACGGCGCTCTGACCGACAACTGA
- a CDS encoding DoxX family protein, translating into MTRSSTRSRRFGVGLLSVLFIGAGSLHFLRPQIYDSIVPSWVPDARTATLLSGAAEVAGGLGLLLPATRTPASWGLILLLLAVFPANLNMAQHPEKYGLPGWALWARLPLQPLLMWWVWKSRK; encoded by the coding sequence ATGACCCGCTCTTCCACCCGTTCCCGGCGCTTCGGCGTGGGCCTGCTGTCTGTGCTGTTCATCGGCGCAGGTTCGCTGCACTTCCTTCGCCCTCAGATCTATGACAGCATCGTTCCGAGCTGGGTGCCCGATGCCCGCACCGCCACCCTGCTGAGCGGCGCAGCAGAGGTGGCGGGCGGCCTGGGACTGCTGCTGCCCGCCACCCGCACCCCCGCGAGCTGGGGGCTGATCCTGCTGCTGCTGGCGGTCTTTCCGGCAAACCTGAACATGGCCCAGCACCCGGAAAAGTACGGCCTGCCGGGCTGGGCGCTGTGGGCGAGGCTGCCGCTGCAACCGCTGCTGATGTGGTGGGTGTGGAAGAGCCGGAAGTAA
- a CDS encoding acetate--CoA ligase, translating to MDDALLHAPLVSPTTALSAAAPVSAAEAARLQALPPAEYWLEIARELNWMTPPEVALEGSFGDFSYFRGGTMNVSVNCLDRHDPQTVALHYEREDGRSETWSYGELTDAVARFAACLQDLGVTKGDRVGIYLSNCPEAFVAIQACYRIGAIYSVIFAGFSASAVRDRLDDAQPKVVVCTDATLRRGKVVPLKATLDDARSGIHSIEAVIVARRIDPQAVLNTDEHDFHTLLNAQTRRADPLPMEANEPGFIIYTSGTTSKPKGLVHSGVGFLVGTYANVKWALNLRPEDTYWCTADVGWLTFPIFALVGGLAQGATHVIYEGSIDTPTPERPYQMIEKYGVTKIFTAPTALRMLRRAGDAALSSHDLGTLQLIALVGEPLDPETWHWTQETLGGGRIFVNNTYGQTETGTAWASSMVGLTPTRPGACGQPLPGYRAQVVREDGSHAEPGELGYLTLTEPFPCLARTVWGDHERYHSVYLSEYPGKYAASDAALFDQDGQLWVTGRVDDVMNVAGHRIGTMEMEAALITHPAVSEAAVVARPDPIKGMVPVAFVVPRAGTVGSAELEQQLSDAIVKGVGSIARPARVIVVGTLPRTRSGKIMRRLLRDLLESGEVKGDLTSLENPDAIEVVRGEIAG from the coding sequence ATGGATGACGCGCTGCTGCACGCCCCGCTCGTTTCGCCCACCACCGCCCTGAGTGCTGCCGCGCCCGTCAGCGCTGCCGAGGCCGCCCGCCTTCAGGCACTGCCGCCCGCCGAGTACTGGCTGGAAATCGCCCGTGAGCTGAACTGGATGACGCCGCCCGAAGTGGCCCTGGAGGGAAGTTTTGGTGACTTCAGCTATTTCCGGGGCGGCACCATGAACGTGAGCGTCAACTGCCTGGATCGCCACGACCCGCAGACGGTGGCGCTGCACTACGAGCGGGAAGACGGCAGAAGCGAAACCTGGAGTTACGGAGAGCTGACAGACGCGGTGGCCCGCTTTGCCGCCTGCCTGCAAGACCTGGGTGTAACAAAAGGCGACCGCGTGGGCATCTATCTGAGCAACTGCCCCGAAGCCTTCGTCGCCATTCAGGCGTGCTACCGCATCGGGGCGATCTACAGCGTGATCTTCGCAGGCTTCAGCGCCAGCGCCGTGCGCGACCGCCTGGACGACGCCCAGCCGAAGGTGGTGGTGTGTACCGACGCGACCCTGCGGCGCGGCAAGGTGGTGCCGCTCAAAGCCACACTCGACGACGCCAGAAGCGGCATTCACAGCATCGAGGCGGTGATCGTGGCCCGCCGCATCGACCCCCAGGCGGTGCTGAACACCGATGAACACGACTTCCACACGCTGCTGAATGCTCAAACCCGCCGCGCCGACCCGCTGCCGATGGAGGCCAACGAGCCGGGGTTCATCATCTATACCTCGGGCACCACCAGCAAGCCCAAAGGGCTGGTTCACAGCGGCGTCGGGTTTCTGGTGGGCACGTATGCCAACGTCAAATGGGCGCTGAATCTGCGGCCCGAAGACACCTACTGGTGTACCGCCGACGTGGGCTGGCTGACCTTCCCGATCTTCGCGCTGGTGGGCGGGCTGGCGCAGGGAGCCACGCACGTCATCTATGAGGGCAGCATCGACACGCCCACCCCGGAACGCCCGTACCAGATGATCGAGAAATACGGCGTGACCAAGATTTTTACCGCGCCCACCGCCCTGAGAATGCTGCGGCGGGCCGGAGACGCCGCGCTGAGCAGCCACGACCTCGGCACGCTGCAACTGATTGCGCTGGTGGGCGAGCCGCTCGATCCGGAAACCTGGCACTGGACGCAGGAAACGCTGGGGGGCGGGCGCATTTTCGTCAACAACACCTACGGGCAGACCGAAACCGGCACCGCCTGGGCCAGCAGCATGGTGGGCCTGACGCCGACCCGCCCCGGTGCGTGTGGGCAGCCGCTGCCGGGCTACCGGGCGCAGGTGGTGCGCGAAGACGGCAGCCACGCCGAGCCGGGCGAACTCGGCTACCTGACCCTGACCGAGCCGTTTCCCTGTCTGGCCCGCACCGTCTGGGGCGACCACGAGCGATACCATTCCGTGTATCTGTCGGAGTATCCGGGCAAATACGCCGCCTCCGACGCCGCGCTCTTCGACCAGGACGGTCAACTGTGGGTGACGGGCCGGGTAGACGACGTGATGAACGTGGCAGGCCACCGCATCGGCACGATGGAGATGGAAGCCGCGCTCATCACCCACCCCGCCGTGTCGGAGGCGGCGGTGGTCGCCCGTCCCGACCCGATCAAGGGCATGGTGCCGGTGGCCTTCGTGGTGCCGCGTGCGGGCACGGTGGGCAGCGCCGAACTGGAGCAGCAGCTCTCCGACGCCATCGTGAAGGGCGTGGGCAGCATCGCCCGCCCCGCCCGCGTGATCGTGGTGGGCACGCTGCCCCGCACCCGCAGCGGCAAGATCATGCGGCGACTGCTGCGCGACCTGCTCGAATCGGGCGAAGTAAAAGGCGACCTGACCAGCCTGGAAAACCCGGACGCGATTGAAGTGGTGAGGGGAGAAATCGCGGGCTAG
- a CDS encoding type III pantothenate kinase → MAPSASRFPLLAVDIGNTSTVLGLADEHLNLTHTWRLRTNRDLLPDDLALQLHSLLSLDGMTPPASAVLSSVAPPLGQNYRSALRQHFGVEALEVSAENLPEVRVELDTPAAVGADRLCNLYGAERYLKDHEYAVVVDFGTSTNFDIIGRGRRFIGGVLATGAQVSADALFSRAAKLPRIALEAPATAIGKNTIHALQSGLVFGYAEMVDGLLRRIRAELDAPAVAVATGGFAHTLEGICREIDAYDETLTLRGMVELWHSQQAKNTASRTL, encoded by the coding sequence ATGGCACCTTCCGCTTCCCGTTTTCCGCTGCTGGCGGTCGACATCGGCAACACCAGCACCGTGCTGGGTCTGGCCGACGAACACCTGAACCTGACGCACACCTGGAGGCTGCGAACCAACCGCGACCTGTTGCCCGACGATCTGGCGCTGCAACTGCACAGCCTGCTGAGTCTGGACGGCATGACGCCGCCTGCCAGCGCGGTGCTGTCGAGCGTGGCCCCGCCGCTGGGTCAGAATTACCGCTCGGCGCTGCGGCAGCATTTCGGCGTCGAGGCGCTGGAGGTGAGCGCCGAGAATCTGCCGGAAGTGCGCGTGGAACTCGATACCCCGGCGGCGGTAGGCGCTGACCGCCTGTGCAATCTGTACGGAGCCGAGCGCTATCTGAAGGACCACGAATACGCTGTGGTCGTGGACTTCGGCACCAGCACCAACTTCGACATCATCGGGCGCGGGCGGCGCTTTATCGGCGGCGTGCTGGCGACCGGAGCGCAGGTGTCTGCCGACGCGCTGTTCTCGCGGGCCGCCAAACTGCCGCGCATCGCGCTGGAAGCTCCGGCCACCGCCATCGGCAAGAACACCATTCACGCGCTGCAATCTGGGCTGGTCTTCGGGTACGCCGAGATGGTGGACGGGCTGCTGCGCCGTATCCGCGCCGAGCTGGACGCGCCCGCTGTCGCTGTTGCCACAGGCGGCTTCGCGCACACGCTAGAGGGCATCTGCCGCGAGATCGACGCCTACGACGAGACGCTGACGCTGCGCGGCATGGTGGAACTGTGGCACAGCCAGCAGGCGAAGAACACCGCCAGCAGAACGCTCTGA
- a CDS encoding DinB family protein, producing the protein MLPPSEELLFGPPPLALERLLDEGSAFVPPSRAFQDLSAEIACLWVQGAPHTIAEIVAHMHFWQRYTLGLAHGEQPSVPEHAAQGWPSIGEDGWDALKLAFLAGLSETKRLAREADLSRLVRPTETLGYELTLHVLHNAVHIGQIILLRRLLGAWPPPGGGDTW; encoded by the coding sequence ATGCTTCCGCCATCTGAGGAACTGCTGTTCGGGCCGCCACCGCTCGCACTTGAGCGTCTGCTCGACGAGGGCAGTGCGTTCGTGCCACCCAGCCGCGCCTTTCAGGATCTGAGTGCCGAGATTGCCTGCCTATGGGTACAGGGTGCGCCGCATACCATCGCCGAGATCGTGGCGCACATGCATTTCTGGCAGCGGTACACGCTCGGGCTGGCGCACGGCGAACAGCCGTCTGTTCCTGAACACGCCGCCCAGGGCTGGCCCAGCATCGGGGAAGACGGCTGGGACGCGCTGAAGCTGGCGTTTCTGGCGGGGCTGAGCGAAACAAAACGGCTGGCGCGTGAAGCCGACCTGTCGCGGCTGGTGCGGCCAACCGAAACGCTCGGCTACGAACTGACGCTGCACGTCCTTCACAACGCGGTTCACATCGGTCAGATCATCCTGCTGCGCCGCCTGCTGGGGGCTTGGCCGCCGCCGGGTGGGGGCGATACCTGGTAG
- the dnaJ gene encoding molecular chaperone DnaJ, with protein sequence MDYYELLGVARTADADEIKSAYRKLALKFHPDRNKEPGAAAQFSKINEAYAVLGDAEKRAHFDRYGSAPSGGMPGGDPFGGQGFDPMDIFEQLFGGGMFGGARGGRRGPARGDDIETEVKVTLEQAREGAEVQVQVDRLTTCEHCHGKKSEPGGRPPKTCSTCSGQGVVQAQARTIFGNVMTQQPCPTCRGEGVIIEDPCTVCRGRGRTLKGETVSVKLPRGIDEGYRIRVAGMGNEGPGGNGDLFAHIEMVPHPDLKREAEHLIFIARLPYPRMVLGGKVSVPTLDGPQDMEVKPGTQHGEMARLRGQGLPRLQASGTGDLVVVFEVDVPKPGQLSPEAKTALSEYASSIGDELHEHKGGFFERIGKVIRGE encoded by the coding sequence ATGGACTACTACGAGTTGCTGGGCGTGGCGCGGACCGCCGACGCCGACGAAATCAAGAGTGCATACCGCAAGCTGGCCCTGAAGTTTCACCCCGACCGCAACAAGGAACCGGGAGCCGCCGCGCAGTTCTCGAAGATCAACGAAGCATATGCCGTGCTGGGCGACGCCGAGAAGCGGGCGCATTTCGACCGGTACGGCTCGGCTCCCAGCGGCGGCATGCCGGGCGGTGACCCGTTCGGCGGGCAGGGCTTCGATCCGATGGACATCTTCGAGCAGCTGTTCGGCGGTGGCATGTTCGGGGGCGCTCGTGGTGGACGGCGCGGCCCGGCACGTGGCGACGACATCGAAACCGAAGTGAAGGTCACGCTGGAGCAGGCCCGCGAGGGAGCTGAGGTGCAGGTGCAGGTTGACCGCCTGACCACCTGCGAACACTGCCACGGCAAGAAGTCGGAGCCGGGTGGCCGCCCGCCCAAGACCTGTTCGACGTGCAGCGGTCAGGGCGTGGTGCAGGCGCAGGCACGCACCATCTTCGGCAACGTCATGACACAGCAGCCCTGCCCCACCTGCCGGGGCGAGGGCGTCATCATCGAGGACCCGTGTACGGTATGCCGGGGCCGGGGCCGCACCCTGAAGGGCGAAACCGTGTCGGTCAAGCTGCCACGCGGCATCGACGAGGGCTACCGTATCCGGGTGGCGGGCATGGGTAACGAGGGGCCGGGCGGCAACGGCGACCTGTTCGCGCACATCGAGATGGTGCCGCACCCCGACCTGAAACGCGAGGCCGAGCATCTGATCTTTATCGCCCGTCTGCCGTACCCGCGCATGGTGCTGGGCGGCAAGGTGAGTGTGCCCACCCTCGATGGCCCACAGGATATGGAAGTCAAGCCGGGTACCCAGCACGGCGAAATGGCGAGGCTGCGCGGTCAGGGACTGCCACGCCTTCAGGCCAGCGGCACCGGCGATCTGGTGGTGGTCTTCGAGGTCGATGTGCCCAAGCCCGGCCAGCTCTCGCCCGAGGCCAAAACCGCACTCAGCGAGTACGCCAGTTCCATCGGCGACGAACTGCACGAGCATAAAGGTGGCTTCTTCGAACGCATCGGCAAGGTCATTCGCGGCGAGTAA
- a CDS encoding ribose-phosphate diphosphokinase, translating into MNSNRGPLLVFSGQSNRPLAEEICQHLGIHLGKSETIKFSNENLIVQYTESLREGDVFIVQSFSTPVSDAIMELLIMIDAAKSASAGRVTAVIPYYSYARSDKKDAPRISIAGRLVADLLQAAGADRVLTMTLHSPQVHGFFSVPVDHLSSDRVIAGHIRDTVTDSQNGVVLAPDSGSIKRASAIARRLNCGLAFIDKQRLTDTEVEPRALIGDVRGKKVYIVDDEISTAGSLVEAVNFAKRMGAQEVYVAVTHGVYTGPAIERIAALDAVEVASTNTVLVPQAKIDGSGGKLKVLSVAKLFADAISNIHTGESVSTLFE; encoded by the coding sequence GTGAACAGCAACCGTGGCCCGCTGCTCGTTTTTTCCGGGCAAAGCAATCGTCCTCTCGCCGAAGAAATCTGCCAGCACCTGGGCATTCACCTGGGCAAGAGCGAGACCATCAAGTTCAGCAACGAGAATCTGATCGTGCAGTACACCGAGTCGCTGCGTGAAGGCGACGTGTTCATCGTTCAGAGTTTCAGCACGCCCGTCTCGGACGCGATCATGGAACTGCTGATCATGATCGACGCTGCCAAAAGTGCGTCTGCTGGCCGTGTGACCGCCGTGATTCCGTATTACAGCTATGCCCGCAGCGACAAGAAAGACGCGCCGCGCATCAGCATCGCCGGGCGACTGGTGGCCGATCTGCTTCAGGCAGCAGGGGCCGACCGGGTACTGACCATGACGCTGCACAGCCCACAGGTCCACGGCTTCTTCTCGGTGCCTGTCGATCACCTGTCATCCGACCGGGTGATCGCCGGGCATATCCGCGACACCGTGACCGACTCGCAGAACGGCGTGGTGCTGGCCCCCGATTCCGGCAGCATCAAGCGGGCGTCTGCCATTGCAAGACGCCTGAACTGTGGTCTGGCGTTCATCGACAAGCAGCGCCTGACCGATACCGAGGTCGAGCCACGCGCCCTGATCGGTGACGTGCGGGGCAAGAAGGTCTACATCGTAGACGACGAGATCAGCACGGCGGGCAGCCTGGTGGAAGCGGTGAATTTCGCCAAGCGCATGGGCGCACAGGAAGTGTACGTGGCGGTTACGCACGGCGTGTACACCGGCCCCGCTATCGAGCGAATCGCTGCGCTGGACGCTGTCGAGGTCGCCAGCACCAATACGGTTCTGGTTCCGCAGGCCAAGATCGACGGCAGCGGCGGCAAACTGAAGGTTCTGAGCGTGGCGAAGCTGTTTGCCGACGCCATCTCCAACATCCATACCGGAGAGAGCGTCAGCACCCTGTTCGAGTAA